A region from the Desulfoglaeba alkanexedens ALDC genome encodes:
- a CDS encoding TonB-dependent receptor plug domain-containing protein, which translates to MTLSTPWRIMIPPLIDTDIAFIALRLLIPLMVAGGLLLLVSVLPVRAADDSDVHRLDEIVVTATRSAARSFDVAAPVAVVDEKRLAETAPASAADALDEVPGVSLVRGGSWEAHPVIRGLGGSRVLVLYDGDREVNLWSGRAPLTPFIDVGSIARIEVVKGPASALYGTDALGGVINIITKEVDFADSDTWRFENTVNGRYASVDEGWFGRYELAAGGKGFGFRLGLSGRDANNYEDGNGDEVNNSHFENRNLDFKALHNIADNHRLTAAVRVNEIDDMGVPQKDPTAPFSHFDHFDTGSYKLGYEGRELGLFDEIQARLFYVDQDRAFAGYLPSPSQPVYTLKTNDIETSAAGASLQLTVTPGAAQQLIGGFELVREDSDSDETQVIHRNKDDSIAKRLTFQPVPDAERVHFGIFAQDEITIGNRLTLIAGGRYDYFTADADDVTFTDERFDGKSKLTSTTASINRFSDESDSAATFNLGLVYALTEHLHLTGTVGSGFRAPDIFERYSTRGGGVIYIGDPNLDPEYSYNFDAGIKASYARFRGGIDGFYNRVDDYIDTVRQAESFISGVPTYKYTNVQDAELYGFDGAAEVLLTANLTLFGTVAYVVGEDRDSGDRLSNIPPLNGTLGARWEAAAGDRLTYWFEAAGEFFDRQDHPAPGESETAGYATANLRTGLRMPALGPLHDVMLALNVENLFDKYYRSHLRLGQSDFIPEPGCNVITSLRFSF; encoded by the coding sequence ATGACGTTGTCGACGCCTTGGCGGATAATGATCCCGCCGCTTATTGATACTGATATTGCATTTATCGCATTGCGGCTACTGATACCGCTGATGGTGGCGGGCGGGTTATTGTTGTTGGTGTCCGTCCTGCCGGTGCGGGCCGCGGATGACTCTGACGTGCATCGCCTCGACGAGATCGTCGTGACCGCCACCCGCTCCGCCGCCCGCAGCTTCGACGTGGCGGCACCGGTGGCGGTGGTAGACGAAAAGCGGCTGGCGGAAACCGCGCCGGCGTCCGCCGCCGATGCCTTAGACGAGGTGCCCGGGGTGTCGCTGGTGCGCGGCGGTTCCTGGGAAGCGCACCCGGTCATTCGCGGCTTGGGCGGCAGCCGCGTGCTGGTGCTCTATGACGGCGACAGGGAGGTTAACCTGTGGTCCGGGCGGGCGCCGCTGACGCCGTTTATCGACGTCGGCAGTATCGCCCGCATCGAGGTAGTCAAGGGCCCGGCCTCGGCCCTCTACGGCACCGACGCCCTCGGCGGGGTGATCAATATCATCACCAAAGAGGTGGATTTTGCCGACAGCGACACCTGGCGCTTCGAAAACACCGTCAACGGCCGCTATGCATCCGTTGACGAGGGCTGGTTCGGCCGCTACGAACTGGCCGCCGGGGGCAAGGGTTTTGGTTTCCGCCTCGGCCTTTCCGGCCGCGACGCTAACAACTACGAGGACGGCAACGGCGACGAGGTGAACAATTCACATTTCGAAAACCGTAATCTCGATTTCAAGGCGCTCCATAACATCGCCGATAACCACCGGCTGACCGCCGCGGTGCGGGTCAACGAAATCGACGACATGGGAGTACCCCAAAAGGATCCCACGGCGCCGTTTTCCCATTTCGATCATTTCGATACCGGATCATACAAGCTCGGCTACGAGGGCAGGGAACTGGGTCTGTTCGACGAGATTCAGGCCCGGCTGTTCTACGTCGACCAGGACCGCGCTTTCGCCGGGTATCTTCCAAGCCCCAGCCAACCGGTGTACACCCTGAAAACCAACGATATCGAGACCTCGGCCGCCGGCGCCTCGCTGCAGCTGACCGTGACGCCCGGTGCGGCCCAGCAGCTGATCGGCGGCTTCGAACTGGTGCGCGAGGACAGCGACTCCGATGAGACCCAGGTGATCCACCGGAACAAGGATGACAGCATCGCCAAGCGGCTGACCTTTCAGCCGGTGCCCGATGCCGAGCGGGTGCATTTCGGCATCTTCGCCCAGGACGAGATCACCATCGGCAATCGGCTGACGCTCATCGCCGGCGGGCGCTACGATTACTTCACCGCCGATGCCGATGATGTCACCTTCACCGACGAGCGCTTCGACGGCAAGAGCAAGCTCACCTCGACCACCGCTTCGATCAACCGTTTCAGTGATGAGAGCGACAGCGCCGCGACCTTCAATCTCGGCCTGGTGTATGCCCTCACCGAACATCTGCACCTGACCGGTACCGTCGGCAGCGGCTTCCGGGCGCCGGACATCTTCGAGCGCTACTCGACGCGCGGCGGCGGCGTGATCTACATCGGCGACCCGAACCTTGATCCCGAGTATTCCTACAACTTCGATGCCGGTATTAAGGCCAGTTATGCCCGTTTTCGCGGCGGGATCGACGGGTTCTACAACCGCGTCGACGACTACATCGACACCGTGCGCCAGGCGGAATCATTCATTTCCGGGGTTCCTACCTACAAGTACACCAACGTCCAGGATGCCGAACTCTACGGGTTCGACGGCGCCGCTGAGGTGCTGCTAACCGCCAACCTGACGCTGTTCGGTACAGTGGCGTATGTGGTCGGCGAGGACCGCGACAGCGGCGACCGGTTGAGTAACATTCCGCCGCTGAACGGCACCCTCGGCGCCCGCTGGGAGGCGGCCGCGGGCGACCGGCTGACCTACTGGTTCGAGGCCGCCGGCGAGTTCTTCGATCGCCAGGACCACCCGGCGCCGGGGGAGTCGGAAACCGCGGGCTACGCTACGGCGAACCTGCGTACCGGGCTGCGCATGCCGGCACTTGGCCCCCTGCACGACGTAATGCTGGCCCTCAACGTCGAGAACCTCTTCGATAAGTACTACCGGTCGCACCTGCGCCTGGGCCAAAGTGATTTCATCCCCGAGCCGGGGTGCAACGTGATCACCTCGCTGCGGTTTTCGTTCTGA
- a CDS encoding ABC transporter substrate-binding protein, which translates to MCWNRLLGWLLLINVLLVPALTTPLARAATRVVTDLQGRAVPVPVPAKRIVALRGALGLICYLDLADRVVGVEDHETRETEWVGAAGRSYRMANPRLGRLPVVGSRNRPDAERLMAAAPEVIFAAGGDLRFADNLQRQTGIPVLFVDNGDLAEQRKAFFASLRLMGMICGAEARAAAVIDRVTAAVADLRRRTADIPAANRPSTYIGGMNFRVAHGLLGTSRRYPPFILLGADNVADRVSVDRGMVKGRFSIDLETLLALDPEIIFVCEGGLELVRRDLCNPAMGELRAVREGKLYGVLPHYYAASPDTVLAETYFMGKVLYPERFADIDTATLADDLYRFFVGRPLYAEMTQIFGGFKRLETGP; encoded by the coding sequence ATGTGCTGGAATCGTCTTCTTGGCTGGCTGTTGCTCATTAATGTGCTGCTGGTGCCGGCGCTGACCACGCCGCTGGCAAGGGCCGCTACCAGGGTGGTGACCGACCTGCAGGGCCGGGCGGTGCCGGTGCCGGTGCCGGCGAAACGCATCGTCGCTCTGCGTGGGGCCCTGGGGCTTATATGCTATCTCGATCTCGCCGACCGGGTGGTGGGGGTAGAGGATCACGAAACCCGGGAGACGGAATGGGTCGGTGCGGCGGGTCGTTCCTACCGCATGGCCAACCCACGGCTCGGCCGTCTGCCGGTTGTCGGCAGCCGCAACCGTCCGGACGCGGAGCGGCTCATGGCGGCGGCCCCCGAGGTCATCTTCGCCGCCGGCGGTGATCTCCGCTTCGCCGACAACCTCCAGAGGCAAACCGGCATTCCGGTGCTTTTCGTCGACAACGGCGACCTTGCCGAGCAGCGCAAAGCGTTCTTTGCTTCCCTGCGGTTGATGGGTATGATCTGCGGCGCCGAGGCCCGGGCGGCGGCGGTCATCGACCGGGTGACGGCGGCGGTTGCCGACCTGCGGCGGCGTACCGCCGATATCCCCGCTGCCAACCGCCCGAGCACCTACATCGGCGGGATGAACTTCCGCGTCGCCCATGGCCTGCTGGGTACCAGCCGGCGCTATCCGCCCTTCATCCTGCTCGGGGCGGACAACGTCGCCGACCGGGTAAGCGTCGACCGGGGCATGGTGAAGGGGCGCTTCAGCATCGATCTGGAAACCCTGCTGGCGCTGGATCCGGAGATTATCTTCGTTTGCGAGGGCGGCCTGGAGCTGGTGCGCCGGGATCTTTGCAACCCCGCCATGGGGGAGCTTCGGGCGGTACGGGAGGGTAAGCTGTACGGCGTTTTGCCGCACTACTACGCCGCCAGCCCCGACACCGTGCTGGCGGAAACCTACTTCATGGGTAAAGTCCTTTATCCCGAACGGTTCGCCGATATCGACACTGCCACTCTCGCCGACGATCTCTACCGCTTCTTCGTCGGCCGGCCGCTGTACGCCGAGATGACGCAAATCTTCGGTGGCTTCAAGCGTCTGGAGACGGGTCCGTGA
- a CDS encoding FecCD family ABC transporter permease — protein sequence MTAPADIERYRRRRRRRQLWLTGAALLLACTALVAMTTGAISVSPHDFFGLFREAPAGLAARVIWYVRLPRLVGAILGGAGFAVAGMVLQAILRNPLASPSTLGISQGAAFGAALGIMLLSLNDATAGSQGAQLSRCPALVSLLAFGCSLATTACIVGLAALRRAGREAIVLAGVALGAFFMAGTTVIQYFADETQLAAIVRWSFGDVGRATWPELRVIAVVVAAGTGYFFFQSLWFNALLAGGEVARSLGVAVSRLRLCGMVVAAMMTAVIVTFFGVISFIGLVAPHMARLLVGEDARTLLPLTALIGAVLLLGADLLGRLILAPVVLPAGVVTAFMGTPVFLLLLFGGRGSWR from the coding sequence ATGACCGCCCCGGCCGACATCGAGCGGTACCGCCGCCGGCGCCGCCGGCGCCAGCTCTGGCTTACCGGCGCGGCGCTGCTTCTTGCCTGCACGGCGCTGGTAGCCATGACCACCGGCGCGATTTCCGTTTCCCCGCATGATTTTTTCGGCCTGTTCAGGGAGGCGCCGGCGGGGCTGGCGGCGCGGGTCATCTGGTACGTGCGGCTGCCCCGGCTGGTCGGGGCCATCCTTGGCGGTGCCGGTTTCGCCGTCGCCGGGATGGTGCTGCAGGCCATTTTACGCAATCCCCTGGCCTCGCCCTCGACCCTGGGGATCTCCCAGGGCGCGGCCTTCGGCGCGGCGCTGGGCATCATGCTGCTGAGTCTCAACGATGCCACCGCCGGTAGCCAGGGGGCGCAGCTCAGCCGCTGTCCAGCGCTGGTGAGCCTGCTCGCCTTCGGCTGTTCCCTGGCGACCACGGCCTGCATCGTCGGCCTCGCGGCGCTGCGCCGCGCAGGCCGCGAGGCCATCGTCCTTGCCGGGGTCGCCCTCGGCGCATTCTTCATGGCCGGTACCACCGTCATCCAGTATTTCGCCGACGAGACCCAGCTGGCCGCCATCGTCCGGTGGAGCTTCGGCGATGTCGGCCGGGCGACGTGGCCGGAGCTGCGGGTCATCGCCGTGGTGGTTGCCGCCGGCACCGGCTATTTCTTCTTTCAGTCCCTGTGGTTCAACGCCCTGCTGGCCGGCGGCGAGGTTGCCCGCAGCCTCGGAGTGGCGGTCTCCCGGCTGCGCCTCTGCGGAATGGTGGTCGCCGCCATGATGACCGCCGTCATCGTCACCTTCTTTGGCGTGATCAGCTTCATCGGTCTGGTGGCGCCGCACATGGCCCGCCTGCTGGTGGGCGAGGACGCCCGAACACTGCTGCCGCTGACGGCGCTCATCGGCGCCGTGCTGCTGCTGGGCGCCGACCTTCTCGGGCGGCTGATTCTTGCCCCGGTGGTGCTGCCGGCCGGGGTGGTGACCGCTTTCATGGGGACGCCGGTATTTCTGTTGCTGCTCTTTGGGGGGCGTGGTTCGTGGAGGTAA
- a CDS encoding ABC transporter ATP-binding protein, with amino-acid sequence MEVRVADLSFAYGRREVLNGFACHLQPGKLTAILGVNGAGKSTLLKIIARLERPRAGTVMLAADDLAGLSPRRLARRLGYVAQHHVVPRLTVFEYLLIGRTPYRRQRYHAADEEIVAAVLADMGLTAFADRWLGELSGGELQQVVIARALVQRPRVLLLDEPTGNLDLKNQVAVLAAVRERARRDALTVAFSIHDVNLAVRFADRFLLLRDGRVLAAGGSEVLAPETLSRVYDVPLTVYRIDGRLLVLPA; translated from the coding sequence GTGGAGGTAAGGGTTGCCGACCTGAGTTTTGCCTACGGACGTCGGGAGGTGCTGAACGGTTTTGCCTGCCACCTGCAGCCGGGAAAGCTGACCGCCATCCTCGGCGTCAACGGGGCGGGGAAATCGACCCTGCTCAAGATCATCGCCCGGCTCGAACGGCCCCGGGCCGGCACCGTCATGCTGGCTGCCGACGATCTTGCCGGGCTGTCGCCGCGCCGCCTCGCCCGGCGGCTGGGTTACGTCGCCCAGCACCACGTCGTGCCCCGCCTGACGGTGTTCGAATACCTGCTCATCGGCCGCACGCCCTACCGCCGGCAACGGTACCACGCCGCGGACGAGGAGATCGTCGCCGCGGTTTTGGCCGACATGGGGCTTACGGCATTCGCCGACCGCTGGCTCGGGGAGCTGAGCGGCGGCGAGCTGCAGCAGGTGGTCATTGCCCGCGCCCTGGTGCAGCGGCCCCGGGTGCTGCTGCTGGACGAGCCCACCGGCAACCTCGATCTGAAGAACCAGGTGGCGGTGCTGGCGGCGGTGCGGGAGCGGGCCCGGCGGGACGCGCTGACCGTAGCCTTCAGCATTCACGATGTCAACCTGGCGGTGCGTTTCGCCGACCGGTTCCTGCTCCTGCGTGACGGCCGGGTGCTGGCCGCCGGCGGTTCCGAGGTGCTGGCGCCGGAAACCTTGAGCCGGGTCTACGACGTGCCGCTCACGGTGTACCGCATCGATGGCCGGCTGCTCGTGCTGCCGGCCTGA
- a CDS encoding FmdE family protein: MAAQEIMEREDFRGCVRFHGHVCPGLSLGYRAAHAAMDWLKANRAEDEELVAIVETDACAADAVQVLTGCTFGKGNFVFKDYGKMALTLMSRDSGKGVRVSLKPGAFAPDSEHMALLQKLIRGEATEEERERFNSLHFKRSCDVLEAPLEALFSVRAVETEVPDKARIESSEPCERCGEPTMVSKLVSVDGRRLCRGCAAN, from the coding sequence ATGGCCGCACAGGAAATCATGGAACGGGAAGACTTCAGGGGATGTGTTCGGTTTCACGGGCACGTGTGTCCAGGGCTTTCACTGGGCTATCGAGCGGCGCACGCCGCCATGGACTGGCTCAAGGCAAATCGGGCCGAAGACGAAGAGCTCGTCGCCATCGTGGAAACGGACGCCTGTGCCGCGGACGCCGTTCAGGTGCTCACAGGCTGCACCTTTGGGAAGGGAAATTTTGTCTTCAAGGATTACGGCAAGATGGCGCTCACTCTCATGAGCCGCGATTCCGGAAAAGGCGTGAGGGTCAGCCTGAAGCCGGGAGCGTTTGCGCCCGATTCGGAGCACATGGCTCTGCTCCAGAAGCTCATCCGAGGCGAAGCCACTGAGGAGGAAAGGGAGCGGTTCAACTCACTCCATTTCAAGCGGAGCTGTGATGTGCTCGAAGCGCCGCTCGAGGCTCTTTTCAGTGTGCGGGCGGTGGAAACGGAAGTGCCGGACAAGGCGAGGATCGAGTCTTCGGAGCCTTGTGAACGCTGTGGAGAGCCCACCATGGTCTCCAAGCTGGTGTCCGTCGACGGCCGGCGGCTCTGCCGGGGCTGCGCCGCCAACTGA
- a CDS encoding iron ABC transporter substrate-binding protein — MTVPGWAATVTVRDQAGRSVEVGREPSRIVCLGPGSLRLIVYLGAVERVCGVESLEKRDPAGRPYRLAHPELAALPSVGPGGPAAINKKPDMESLLRVRPQVIFVTYMEAPLADEVQRSLGIPVVVLSYGELGTFDTEVFHALRIAGRVLGCEGRAEAVIAGIESWKLEVERRALKGRGSKPVRVYVGGIGHRGAHGIESTERDYLPLEWAKAHNVAEDIPAHLGSHVFLDKEMLLTLDPDVIFIDGGGKALILEDYAKRPKVYEALRAFRSRRVYLLHPYNSYSTNLGTALTDAYAIGKALYPDAFAGMDPETKADEIYSFLVGKPVYALMKEIYGPLGGVVLFDN, encoded by the coding sequence ATGACGGTACCCGGATGGGCCGCGACCGTCACCGTGCGGGATCAGGCGGGTCGATCGGTGGAAGTGGGCCGCGAGCCGTCGCGGATCGTCTGCCTCGGCCCGGGGTCCCTTCGACTGATCGTTTATCTGGGGGCCGTCGAAAGGGTTTGCGGCGTCGAATCGCTGGAAAAGCGTGACCCTGCAGGCCGTCCGTATCGGTTGGCTCACCCGGAGCTGGCTGCGCTTCCGTCCGTGGGCCCCGGCGGTCCGGCCGCCATCAACAAGAAACCGGACATGGAAAGCCTTCTGCGCGTCCGTCCCCAGGTGATCTTTGTCACGTACATGGAGGCGCCGCTTGCCGACGAGGTGCAGCGGAGCCTTGGGATTCCGGTGGTTGTGCTGAGCTACGGCGAACTGGGGACATTCGATACGGAAGTCTTTCACGCGCTTCGGATCGCAGGACGGGTCCTGGGCTGCGAGGGCCGTGCTGAGGCGGTCATCGCTGGAATCGAATCATGGAAGCTGGAGGTCGAACGGAGGGCTCTGAAGGGGAGGGGCTCGAAACCGGTGCGGGTTTACGTCGGCGGAATCGGCCACCGGGGCGCCCACGGCATCGAGAGCACGGAAAGGGATTATCTTCCGCTGGAATGGGCGAAGGCGCACAATGTGGCCGAAGACATCCCCGCGCACTTGGGGAGCCACGTTTTTTTGGACAAGGAAATGTTGCTCACCCTGGACCCGGATGTGATCTTCATCGACGGCGGCGGCAAGGCGCTAATCCTGGAGGACTACGCCAAGCGACCCAAGGTGTATGAGGCGCTTCGAGCCTTCCGGTCCCGCCGCGTGTACTTGCTGCATCCGTACAACTCTTACAGCACCAACCTGGGGACGGCCCTTACGGACGCCTATGCCATCGGAAAAGCGCTCTATCCCGATGCCTTCGCCGGTATGGATCCGGAAACCAAGGCCGACGAAATCTATTCGTTCCTGGTCGGGAAACCGGTTTACGCGCTGATGAAAGAGATCTACGGTCCGCTGGGCGGCGTGGTACTCTTTGACAACTGA
- a CDS encoding ABC transporter ATP-binding protein gives MILSATDLHFSYNGRSVLTEVALTLRSGAVLAVMGVNGAGKSTLLRCLNGILRPQLGVVLLDGRNLLAMPQREIARHVAHVPQRSRETRLTVFEAVLLGRKPHIRWSPEPADYRRVETAIRQMGLEDLALRPVSELSGGEAQKVVIARALVQEPKVLLLDEPTSSLDLKNQLEVMGLVRAAVKDGNLAAAICLHDLNLALRFADKLLFLKDRRVHALIRAEAVTAEMVREVYGVEVLLVEAGGHRVVVPMGDPVGSKDGEGAFHGVPPEARGSEQRGRAVWSNS, from the coding sequence ATGATCCTTTCGGCGACGGATCTTCATTTCAGTTACAACGGCCGGTCCGTGCTGACCGAGGTGGCTCTGACGCTCCGATCCGGGGCGGTGCTGGCGGTGATGGGCGTAAACGGGGCAGGAAAGTCCACCCTCCTTCGGTGCCTCAACGGGATTCTGCGGCCTCAGTTGGGTGTGGTGCTGCTGGACGGACGAAATCTTCTGGCAATGCCTCAGCGCGAAATCGCCCGGCACGTGGCCCACGTGCCTCAACGGTCTCGAGAAACCCGCCTCACGGTGTTCGAAGCGGTGCTCCTGGGTCGAAAGCCTCACATCCGATGGTCGCCTGAGCCCGCAGACTATCGACGGGTTGAAACGGCGATCCGACAGATGGGCCTGGAGGATCTGGCTCTTCGGCCGGTTTCGGAGCTCTCCGGCGGGGAAGCCCAGAAGGTGGTGATCGCGCGGGCGCTGGTGCAGGAGCCCAAGGTGCTCCTTCTGGACGAACCCACGAGCAGCTTGGATCTCAAGAACCAGCTGGAAGTCATGGGGCTCGTCCGAGCGGCGGTGAAAGATGGAAACCTTGCCGCGGCGATCTGCCTCCACGATTTGAATCTCGCGCTGCGGTTTGCCGATAAACTTCTCTTTCTCAAGGATCGCCGGGTGCACGCCTTGATTCGCGCGGAAGCCGTAACGGCGGAGATGGTCCGGGAAGTCTACGGCGTGGAGGTGCTCTTAGTGGAGGCTGGTGGGCACCGGGTGGTGGTTCCAATGGGCGATCCCGTTGGATCGAAAGACGGAGAGGGCGCCTTTCACGGGGTTCCACCGGAGGCGCGTGGGAGCGAACAAAGGGGACGAGCCGTTTGGAGCAACTCTTGA
- a CDS encoding FecCD family ABC transporter permease — protein MREDSDGSAVGWRSEGVTRSYLRLARKRTWLLAILLVVTIGTALLAVTHGAYHLDLASVWWSLVGKPAEGPAGIVVWQIRMPRIAAALVVGGGLGLAGLSLQALLRNPLGSPSTLGISQGAAFGAACAIILFEGRVLSVSLFAFCGAMGATLIILSLGRLRRLSPEAVILAGVALSSLFGAGTILVQYLSDETRLAQAVVWSFGDVGRSGWREIGLLTLVACLAAVHLARRRWDLNALEAGEETARGLGVPVERLRFEGLLAAALVSALATAFHGVIAFVGLIAPHMARRLVGPDHRFLVPASGVLGSLLLLAADTLGRAVMGSGALPVGVITSFLGAPLFLGLLIRGTR, from the coding sequence TTGCGTGAAGATTCGGACGGCTCGGCGGTCGGTTGGCGCTCTGAAGGGGTGACCCGCTCCTATTTGCGGCTGGCCAGGAAGAGGACCTGGCTTTTGGCGATCCTTCTGGTTGTCACGATCGGCACCGCGCTGCTGGCGGTAACCCATGGAGCGTATCACCTGGACCTAGCGAGCGTCTGGTGGTCACTCGTGGGAAAACCGGCGGAGGGACCGGCCGGGATCGTCGTCTGGCAGATCCGTATGCCCCGCATCGCGGCGGCGCTGGTCGTAGGCGGGGGGCTGGGACTGGCTGGGCTGAGTCTTCAGGCGCTGCTTCGGAACCCGCTCGGGTCTCCGTCGACCTTGGGCATCAGTCAAGGGGCGGCCTTCGGTGCGGCGTGCGCCATCATCCTGTTTGAAGGGCGCGTGCTTTCGGTATCGCTTTTCGCCTTTTGCGGCGCCATGGGTGCCACGCTGATCATCTTGAGCCTGGGGCGTTTGCGAAGGCTTTCGCCAGAGGCGGTCATTCTGGCGGGGGTGGCCCTATCGTCGCTCTTCGGGGCCGGTACGATTCTTGTCCAATATCTTTCCGACGAGACGCGGCTGGCCCAGGCGGTGGTGTGGAGCTTTGGGGACGTTGGCCGTTCCGGATGGCGGGAAATAGGCCTGTTGACGCTTGTGGCTTGCCTGGCAGCCGTCCACCTCGCGCGACGCCGCTGGGACCTGAACGCGTTGGAGGCGGGTGAGGAGACGGCGAGAGGGCTGGGAGTTCCGGTGGAACGCCTGCGCTTTGAAGGACTGCTCGCGGCGGCGCTCGTTTCGGCTCTCGCGACCGCCTTCCACGGTGTGATCGCCTTCGTGGGTCTTATCGCTCCCCACATGGCCCGGCGGCTGGTGGGCCCGGATCACCGTTTTCTGGTCCCCGCCTCCGGTGTCCTGGGTTCGCTCCTCCTTCTCGCAGCGGACACGCTGGGACGGGCTGTCATGGGCTCAGGCGCCCTTCCGGTGGGTGTCATCACGTCCTTTCTTGGGGCCCCCCTCTTCCTGGGCCTGCTCATTCGGGGAACACGATGA
- a CDS encoding CooT family nickel-binding protein: MCEANAYLLKEGREELLMESVDVIEPEDERTWRLVGIFGDRKTVRGRIKSMNLVNHKIFFEEDA, translated from the coding sequence ATGTGTGAAGCCAACGCGTACCTGCTCAAGGAAGGTCGGGAGGAACTTCTGATGGAGTCCGTCGATGTCATTGAACCGGAAGACGAAAGGACTTGGCGGTTGGTTGGTATTTTTGGAGACCGGAAGACGGTTCGCGGGCGGATCAAATCCATGAACCTGGTGAACCATAAGATCTTCTTTGAAGAAGATGCCTGA
- a CDS encoding DUF3842 family protein yields the protein MKTQDQSVEGGHEGRGSKGARLSWFFFLGRRRLGKPGEWRGDGFERREPGWFSGKRGRKRVGLKRICVIDGQGGGIGATLIKYIKEAYGESLEVLALGTNAIATSQMMRAGANRGATGESAICWTVRQADCVIGPVAITWANAMLGEVTPRVAEAVMSCPSPKILLPLTQERVVIVGVGKEPLPHLVQALVQEKLKEVLEDV from the coding sequence GTGAAGACGCAAGATCAGTCTGTTGAAGGCGGCCACGAAGGCCGGGGCTCAAAAGGGGCTCGGCTTTCGTGGTTTTTCTTTTTGGGAAGACGGCGGTTGGGCAAACCGGGCGAGTGGCGAGGGGACGGCTTCGAACGCCGGGAGCCGGGATGGTTCAGCGGAAAGCGAGGACGAAAACGGGTGGGACTCAAGCGGATCTGCGTTATCGACGGCCAAGGGGGCGGTATCGGGGCGACCCTCATCAAGTACATCAAGGAGGCCTACGGGGAATCGCTGGAGGTTTTGGCCTTGGGAACGAATGCCATCGCCACGTCACAGATGATGCGGGCCGGTGCCAACCGGGGAGCCACCGGTGAAAGCGCCATCTGTTGGACTGTCCGTCAGGCCGACTGCGTCATCGGCCCCGTCGCGATCACGTGGGCCAACGCGATGCTCGGAGAAGTGACGCCGCGGGTGGCGGAGGCGGTCATGTCCTGCCCGTCACCCAAGATCCTGTTGCCGCTCACGCAAGAACGGGTCGTGATCGTGGGGGTGGGCAAGGAACCGCTGCCTCACCTGGTGCAAGCCCTTGTTCAGGAAAAGCTCAAGGAGGTTTTGGAAGATGTGTGA
- a CDS encoding porin, whose product MKRIFGFFVAGLLLPSIAMAVEIYKKDDMSLNVGWWGQVWFQNISDMNMDNDDEKYDDNLNDFLIRRSYFYLDGTITPELSFFVHFASDKLGMDEITNDSDKGLGSGIAVRDAWFNYKILGDDLMVQVGRMYIPFTRNYGTTSTKAMLTLDLDWGQGGSHSGIFYPSNIGRDDSITLWGNVLEDKLQYRLMIGDGEDNNTKNPDDNVRFAGRLSYSFFDPETKWFNSETYLGTKRILAIGAGFDFEHDMVIAGKKDDYTAWTVDFTYDQPMAQGNSLTLVLSYINISHVPNAITWTQLGAGDDGDIISAKIGYYFGDKLALGNLQPYTQVQNIHSDESGDDDTMIYGFGLNYYLKGVANKISLEASFMDQDEEVPDSAIRDNTTITLQFALGF is encoded by the coding sequence ATGAAAAGAATTTTCGGTTTTTTTGTGGCTGGGTTACTTTTGCCATCCATAGCCATGGCAGTTGAAATATACAAAAAAGACGACATGTCGTTAAACGTAGGTTGGTGGGGGCAGGTTTGGTTTCAAAATATATCGGATATGAATATGGATAATGATGACGAGAAGTACGATGATAACCTAAACGATTTCCTCATCCGCCGTAGTTATTTTTACTTAGATGGTACCATTACGCCTGAACTGAGTTTCTTTGTTCATTTTGCCAGTGACAAGTTGGGGATGGACGAGATCACCAATGATTCAGATAAAGGCCTGGGATCGGGTATTGCCGTGCGGGATGCCTGGTTCAATTATAAGATCCTTGGCGATGATCTTATGGTCCAGGTCGGCCGGATGTATATCCCCTTTACACGCAATTACGGGACCACTTCCACCAAAGCGATGTTGACGCTTGACCTTGACTGGGGCCAAGGTGGGTCGCACAGCGGTATATTTTATCCCAGTAATATCGGTCGCGATGATTCTATCACACTGTGGGGTAATGTTCTGGAGGATAAGTTACAGTATCGATTGATGATAGGAGATGGGGAAGATAACAATACAAAAAATCCCGACGATAATGTGCGTTTTGCTGGGCGTCTTAGCTACAGTTTCTTCGATCCTGAAACAAAGTGGTTCAATTCTGAGACCTATCTGGGAACCAAGCGAATCCTTGCCATAGGTGCGGGCTTTGATTTTGAACATGACATGGTGATCGCCGGGAAAAAGGATGATTATACAGCCTGGACTGTTGATTTTACTTACGATCAACCGATGGCACAGGGAAATAGCCTGACCTTGGTCCTTTCTTACATCAATATTTCGCACGTTCCCAATGCCATCACATGGACCCAATTGGGCGCGGGAGATGATGGCGATATCATTTCCGCTAAGATAGGGTACTATTTTGGGGATAAACTCGCGTTAGGCAACCTTCAGCCGTATACTCAGGTGCAAAATATTCATTCAGATGAAAGCGGCGACGATGATACGATGATTTACGGATTTGGGCTAAACTATTATCTAAAAGGCGTGGCAAACAAAATCAGCTTGGAGGCCTCTTTTATGGATCAGGATGAGGAAGTTCCAGATTCTGCAATTAGGGACAATACAACAATCACCCTTCAGTTTGCGCTTGGATTTTGA